The following proteins are co-located in the Argopecten irradians isolate NY chromosome 9, Ai_NY, whole genome shotgun sequence genome:
- the LOC138331454 gene encoding uncharacterized protein — protein sequence MVKIQRLAVHLKRSQHVNTSTMSTNLRKSFRLSWLPGKKYNVLEGKENMYFNTPKYKRAISEGDIPTQRHAIHPMRNRANQQPAKPKFERNSNLTKSVREAMGSLKQKFRVSTRKLKRLTNETRSPSPSKGVRRGNKTSLRTPPRPANHEVKMYSPFLIDTPSTSRTPSRLRTSTSSRWTDNMETPTRLRREVEALTSNMQALATLTPGGLQQRPKTRRSTISPLTNGSLRRPTGERSSERIQSRQQRIRTSALVR from the exons ATGGTGAAGATACAAAGGTTGGCGGTTCATTTAAAACGGTCACAGCACGTCAACACAAGCACGATGTCTACCAATCTCAGAAAGTCGTTTCGTTTATCGTGGCTTCCAGGTAAAAAATATAACGTATTAGAAGGAAAAGAAAACATGTATTTCAACACACCAAAGTACAAGCGAGCTATTTCGGAAGGTGATATTCCAACACAGCGACATGCAATCCATCCGATGAGAAATCGTGCAAATCAACAACCTGCTAAGCCGAAGTTTGAAAGGAATTCAAACCTTACAAAGTCAGTTCGTGAAGCTATGGGATCTTTAAAACAG AAATTTCGTGTATCCACAAGAAAGTTGAAGAGGTTGACCAATGAAACGAGGAGCCCATCGCCATCTAAGGGTGTTCGCCGTGGCAACAAAACGTCACTGAGGACACCCCCTCGTCCTGCTAATCACGAAGTTAAAATGTACTCTCCATTTTTGATTGACACCCCAAGCACCAGTCGAACACCTTCCAGATTACGTACATCAACGTCTTCAAGATG GACAGACAATATGGAGACTCCGACCCGACTTCGGAGAGAGGTAGAGGCCCTCACCTCTAACATGCAGGCTCTTGCTACTCTTACCCCTGGAGGACTACAACAAAGACCGAAGACAAG ACGATCAACAATTTCCCCTCTGACAAACGGCAGTTTGAGACGTCCCACAGGAGAACGTAGTAGTGAAAGAATACAGAGCCGACAACAGAGAATAAGGACTTCAGCTCTTGTGCGTTGA